In one Platichthys flesus chromosome 3, fPlaFle2.1, whole genome shotgun sequence genomic region, the following are encoded:
- the arsk gene encoding arylsulfatase K translates to MNVLAVALSFLVLIDGQSFCQNGTRPNIVMVMSDAFDGRLTFDPGSKVVQLPYVNYLRELGSTFLNAYTNSPICCPSRAAMWSGQFVHLTQSWNNFKGLDANATTWMDELQAKGYLTKTMGKLDYTSGSHSVSNRVEAWTRDVHFLLRQEGRPVTQLVGNMSTVRIMTKDWKNTDKAAQWIHQTAAASHKPFALYLGLNLPHPYQTQSLGPTAGGSTFRSSPYWLRKVSSDLITVPKWLPTAAMHPVDFYSTFTKNCTGVFTEDEVKSIRAFYYAMCAEADAMLGHVISALRETGLLNNTVVIFTADHGELAMEHRQFYKMSMYEGSSHVPLLIMGPGLMSGLQINQLVSLVDLYPTVLDIAGISPGGNLSGHSLLPLLSKSSVLFKKQRPDWVLSEYHGCNVNASTYMLRSGRWKYITYSDGLSVPPQLFDLSLDKEELHNVVHKFPEVKVYLDKLLRSIVDYPEVSSAVHLYNIKSFGAWKDDLGGNYSQVIATLRWHVDWQKDVLANERAIDSWISGLS, encoded by the exons ATGAACGTGTTAGCAGTGGCTCTGAGTTTCCTGGTTCTGATTGACGGTCAAAGCTTTTGCCAAAATGGAACCAGACCTAACATTGTGATGGTGATGAGTGATGCATTT GATGGAcgattgacctttgaccctggcAGCAAAGTTGTACAGCTGCCCTATGTAAACTATCTCAGGGAGCTTGGCTCTACTTTCCTCAATGCCTACACCAATTCTCCCATCTGCTGCCCCTCAAGAGCAG CGATGTGGAGCGGTCAGTTTGTCCACCTCACGCAGTCCTGGAACAACTTCAAGGGCCTGGATGCAAATGCTACCACGTGGATGGATGAACTGCAGGCGAAGGGATATCTCACCAAGACGATGGGCAAGCTGGACTATACCTCAGGGAGTCATTCTGTCAG TAATCGAGTTGAGGCCTGGACACGAGATGTTCATTTCCTCCTGCGCCAAGAGGGCCGGCCTGTTACACAACTTGTTGGGAACATGTCCACAGTGAGGATTATGACAAAAGactggaaaaacacagacaaggcTGCGCAGTGGATCCACCAAACAGCTGCCGCCTCGCACAAGCCTTTTGCTCTTTACCTTGGCCTCAATTTACCTCACCCTTACCAAACCCAATCCCTGGGGCCCACTGCAGGAGGATCCACCTTCCGTTCCTCACCGTACTGGCTCAGAAAG GTGTCGTCTGACCTCATCACCGTTCCCAAATGGCTGCCTACCGCTGCCATGCACCCTGTTGATTTCTACTCCACCTTCACCAAAAACTGCACTGGTGTTTTCACCGAGGACGAAGTCAAAAGCATTCGGGCCTTCTATTATGCCATGTGTGCTGAGGCCGATGCCATGCTGG GCCATGTGATATCAGCCCTGAGAGAAACTGGGCTGCTCAACAACACTGTTGTAATCTTTACAGCCGACCATGGAGAGCTGGCCATGGAGCACCGGCAGTTTTATAAGATGTCGATGTACGAGGGCAGTTCCCACGTTCCCCTGCTGATCATGGGGCCTGGCCTGATGTCTGGCCTGCAGATCAACCAGCTTGTGTCTTTGGTTGATCTCTATCCCACTGTGCTGG ACATTGCTGGTATTTCACCTGGAGGTAACCTCAGTGGacactccctcctccctctgctgtccAAGTctagtgttttatttaaaaagcaacgTCCAGACTGGGTTCTGAGTGAATATCATGGCTGTAATGTCAATGCCTCCACATACATGCTGAGAAGTGGCAGGTGGAAATACATCACCTATTCAGATGGCCTTAGCGTCCCTCCCCAGCTTTTTG ACCTTTCACTAGACAAGGAAGAGCTGCACAATGTGGTTCACAAATTCCCAGAGGTGAAGGTTTATCTGGACAAGCTACTGCGCAGCATCGTAGATTACCCAGAAGTCTCCTCAGCTGTCCATCTCTATAATATCAAATCATTTGGGGCCTGGAAAGACGATCTGGGAGGAAACTACAGCCAGGTCATCGCTACTCTCAGATGGCATGTTGACTGGCAGAAAGATGTGTTAGCCAATGAGAGAGCTATTGACAGCTGGATTTCTGGCTTATCATGA
- the arrdc3a gene encoding arrestin domain-containing protein 3a produces MVLGKVKSFTVSYDCLNDSNVPVFSSGDCVSGRVVIEVTGEIRVKALKIHAKGFAKVRWTESRNAGSNTAYTQNYTEEVEYLNHKDILIGHERDDDNSEEGLTTIPSGRHEYAFSLELPQTPLATSFEGKHGSVRYWVKAELHRPWLLPMKTKKEFTVFEHIDINTPLLLSPQAGTKDKTLCCWFCTSGPISLSAKIERKGYTPGESIQIFAEIENCSSRMVVPKAAIYQTQTFYAKGKMKEVKQLVANLRGESLSSGKTETWSGKMLKIPPVSPSILDCSIIRVEYSLMVYVDIPGAINLSLNLPLVIGTIPLHSFGSRTSSVSSQCSMSWLGMGLPERPEAPPSYAEIATEEQRQSSLDVPAAREDLDGPLFAYIHEFRFQPPPLYSEIDPNPDHVSRTEERRLDACPSR; encoded by the exons aTGGTGCTAGGGAAGGTGAAGAGCTTCACAGTGAGCTACGACTGTCTCAATGACAGCAACGTCCCCGTGTTCTCCAGCGGGGACTGCGTCTCAGGGAGGGTGGTCATCGAAGTCACCGGAGAGATCCGCGTGAAAGCCCTCAAGATCCACGCGAAGGGATTTGCGAAAGTTCGCTGGACGGAGTCGAGGAACGCAGGCTCCAACACTGCCTACACGCAAAACTACACAGAAGAAGTGGAGTACCTGAATCACAAGGACATCTTGATCGGGCACGAGAGAG ACGATGACAACTCGGAGGAAGGGCTCACCACTATCCCTTCAGGAAGACATGAGTATGCATTCAGCCTCGAGCTTCCACAGAC acCTCTGGCTACCTCTTTCGAAGGGAAGCACGGCAGCGTGCGCTACTGGGTAAAGGCAGAACTTCACAGACCGTGGCTCCTGCCCATGAAGACCAAGAAGGAATTCACGGTCTTTGAGCACATTGACATCAACACTCCACTATTGCTG TCACCACAGGCCGGCACAAAAGACAAGACGCTTTGCTGCTGGTTCTGCACCTCAGGTCCTATTTCCCTAAGTGCCAAAATTGAAAGGAAGGGGTACACCCCAG GAGAGTCGATCCAGATCTTTGCCGAGATCGAGAACTGCTCGTCCCGCATGGTGGTGCCAAAGGCAGCCATCTACCAGACCCAGACCTTCTATGCCAAAGGGAAGATGAAGGAAGTCAAGCAGTTGGTGGCCAACCTGCGGGGAGAGTCTTTGTCCTCGGGCAAAACAGAGACCTGGAGCGGCAAGATGCTGAAGATCCCGCCTGTGTCGCCCTCCATCCTGGACTGCAGCATCATCCGAGTGGAGTACTCGCTCATG GTATATGTGGACATACCGGGAGCGATCAACCTGTCCCTGAACCTGCCCCTGGTCATCGGAACCATCCCTCTCCACTCCTTCGGTTCCCGCACTTCCAGTGTGAGCAGCCAGTGCAGCATGAGCTGGCTGGGCATGGGCCTGCCCGAGAGACCAGAAG CTCCTCCTAGCTATGCAGAAATAGCGACAgaagagcagaggcagagcagtCTAGACGTCCCAGCAGCCCGTGAGGACCTGGATGGACCTCTCTTCGCCTATATCCACGAGTTCCGCTTccaacctcctcctctgtactCTGAG ATTGATCCAAACCCGGATCACGTCAGCCGCACGGAGGAGCGCAGGCTCGATGCTTGTCCATCACGCTGA